The segment TCCATGTATGATGGAATAGTTGTGACACATGGTACAGATACATTAGAAGAAACTGCTTACTTTTTGGATTTAGTTCTTGAGACAGAAAAACCGATTATTTTAACCGGAGCAATGCGATCCAGTAATGAAATCGGGTCAGACGCATTATATAATTTAATTAGCTCTTTAAGGGTTAGTGTTGAGGACGAAGCATCTCGTAAGGGCGTCTTGGTAGTAATGAATGACGAAATACATACTGCTAAGCATGTAACAAAAACTTCGACAAGCAATATTGCTACATTTCAAAGTCCGCAATATGGGCCGATTGGTATTATTACAAAAGACGCCATCTTATTTCATCATACAATTCTTTCGAGACATACGAATAAAATTCATAACATATCCAAAAATGTATTTTTGCTAAAATCATATGCTGGAATGGATGCGCGGCTCCTTGAAGCGATATATCAGGCAAAGGCGGATGGTATTGTAATTGAAGGACTTGGACAGGGAAATTTACCAAAAGAAACATTGGAAACACTTAAAAAAATAATGGATGATCATATTCCGGTGATTCTTACTTCAAGATGTTATCAAGGGACTGTACAGCCAACGTATAGCTATGATGGAGGAGGAAAACACTTAAAAGAAATGGGGGTGATTTTAGCAAACAGCTTAACAGGCCCCAAGGCCAGGATTAAATTATTAATTGAACTAGAAAACACTACGAATGGTGAAATATTAAGACAAAGTTTTGCAAAAAACTAATAAAATGATAGCTGACGGAAAATCAGCTATCATTTATATTTTCTATTTATTAATCGCATTTGCAATCTGCTCTCCATGAAAACGTCCATTTTCTATAAATATTTTATTATTATTATAACCAGCTGCTATAACACCAGCTACATATAATCCGGGTATATTTGTTTCATAGGTGTTTTCATTAAAATGAGGGGTCCCGTTTTGCTCATCAATTGATATTCCTATATCTTTTAGAAAATGTAAATCAGGTTTATAGCCGGTCATTGCAAATACAAAGTCATTTTTAAGTTTATGTGTTTTCTCGTCAGTTGTGTAATGAATATGATTCTTTTCAATTGCTGTAACTTCTGAATTGAAATGCATTTGAACAATGCCTTTTCTTATTAAAGAGTCAAATTCCGGGAGTATCCAAGGTTTTATGCTCTTCGAATACGCCTCTCCACGATAAAATACCGTGACATTAGCACCGGCTTTGTGAAGCTCCAATGTCGCATCCACTGCAGAATTTTTCCCGCCAATAACTGCAACATCCTTGTTATAAAAAGGATGTGCCTCCTTAAAATAATGCATGACTTTGTCTGAGTTTTCACCAGGAATATTCATGTAATTGGGCTGATCATAATATCCGGTAGCAATGACTACATGGACCGCCCGATATTGTTGTCTTTCTCCTGTATTTTTCTTTGTACTTAGTTGAAAATCGTTCTCAGCAAGTTTAACGCCGACGACTTTTTCATATGTATTTATACGCAAATATTTCCGGTCGGCGACTGTTCGGTAGTAAGCTAAGGCCTGGTTTCTGACGGGTTTTTGTTTTTCCGTAATAAAAGGCATTTCTCCAATTTCCAATTTATCACTTGAGCTAAAAAATGTTTGATGTGTCGGGAAATTATAAATTGTGTTTACTACGTTTCCTTTTTCTATAATTAACGGGTTAATCCCATACTTTTGTAATTCAATGGCACAAGACATTCCACATGGACCACCGCCAATAATAATAACGTTTTCTTCCTGCAAAGATATACACTTCCTTTATGTGAATTCCTACTTAACATACGCACTTAAAAAAACTCCTATCCAATTATACCTGATAAGAGTTTTTTCGTCATATTGTTTGATCATTAGATGGCTAAACCCATCCACGAAATCTCGAAGCTTCTGCCATCTTTCTGACGCCAACCATATATGCTGCCAGGCGCATATCGACACGTCTGGTTTTGGCCGTATTAAAGATTTGATTAAATGATTTAATCATAATTTCATGTAGCTTTTTGTCTATTTCTTCTTCTGTCCAATAGTAGCCTTGATTGTTTTGTACCCATTCAAAATAGGAGACAGTAACTCCACCGGAAGAAGCCATTACATCTGGAACCAAAAGAATTCCTCTATCAGATAGAATCTTTGTACCACCCATCGTTGTAGGTCCATTCGCTGCTTCCACTACAATATCTGCCTTAATATTATGTGCGTTCTCCTCTGTAATTTGATTCTCTACAGCTGCTGGAACCAAAATGTCACAATCCAATTCAAGTACTTCTTTATTTGTTATTGTACTATTGAAGAGCTTCGTAACCGTTCCGAAACTATCTCTTCTATCTAAAAGATAGTCAATATCAAGCCCATCCGGATCATGCAATCCACCATAAGCATCTGAAATTCCAACTATTTTTGCTCCTGCGTCATGCAAGAATTTCGCAAGGAAACTGCCAGCGTTTCCAAATCCTTGAACAACAATCCTTGACCCTTTTACATTTAAGCCTCTTTTCTTAGCAGCTTCATTAATACAAATTGTAACACCTTTTGCAGTTGCAGATTCTCTTCCATGTGATCCCCCAAGCGCGATCGGTTTACCAGTAATAAAACCGGGACTGTTAAATTCGTCAATTCGACTATATTCATCCATCATCCAAGCCATAATTTGTGAATTTGTAAATACATCCGGTGCTGGAATATCCTTATTAGGACCTACAATTTGACTAATTGCACGAACATATCCACGACTTAAGCCCTCAAGTTCACGGAAGGACATTTCTCTAGGATCACAGACGATCCCGCCTTTACCACCTCCATATGGTAAATCTACTATACCGGCTTTTAAACTCATCCAAATGGACAATGCTTTAACTTCTGTTTCTGTTACATTGGGATGAAATCTGATCCCACCTTTTGTTGGGCCAACCGCATCATTGTGCTGCGCGCGATATCCCGTAAAAACTTTAATGGATCCATCATCCATACGAACAGGGATCCTTACTGTCATCATGCGGATTGGGTCTTTTAAAAGCTCAAAAACTTCATCAGGGTAACCCAACTTTTCCAACGCGGTTTTTACAACAGTTCGTGTTGAACTTAAAACATCCATATTTTTATCGTCTTCTTTGGTAGAATCTGCTGCTTTTTCGGCTACCATGAATTTACCTCCTAGAATATCCATAAATATTTTAGATATAGCTGTACTCAGACAATAGTATACACCTTCATGATAAATATGCAATAAAATAAAATCATTTTTATCTCGTATATTTGATGCTGTATTTTTCTCTTTTGACAATTGTGTATGTGTTTTCTTCATGTTTGCATACGTTATGAATAAAAGACCTGGACAATTTGTTTAACTGCATCCGATGTATAAATAGCCTTTCCATATTCCTTTAACTTATAATGCGTAATAATACTTGGGTTCGCATACTCAGACATGATTGCGATGATGTCTTCTTTGATTTTATCTTCTAGATCATTGTCATCTAATAACATATAATAAAGG is part of the Virgibacillus sp. NKC19-16 genome and harbors:
- a CDS encoding asparaginase, which produces MKNILLIHTGGTISMLENKETGEVTTAEEHPLTAISDHLHAYANVDEIIEFDLPSPQITPQHMLKLAKKIEQVISMYDGIVVTHGTDTLEETAYFLDLVLETEKPIILTGAMRSSNEIGSDALYNLISSLRVSVEDEASRKGVLVVMNDEIHTAKHVTKTSTSNIATFQSPQYGPIGIITKDAILFHHTILSRHTNKIHNISKNVFLLKSYAGMDARLLEAIYQAKADGIVIEGLGQGNLPKETLETLKKIMDDHIPVILTSRCYQGTVQPTYSYDGGGKHLKEMGVILANSLTGPKARIKLLIELENTTNGEILRQSFAKN
- a CDS encoding YpdA family putative bacillithiol disulfide reductase; this translates as MQEENVIIIGGGPCGMSCAIELQKYGINPLIIEKGNVVNTIYNFPTHQTFFSSSDKLEIGEMPFITEKQKPVRNQALAYYRTVADRKYLRINTYEKVVGVKLAENDFQLSTKKNTGERQQYRAVHVVIATGYYDQPNYMNIPGENSDKVMHYFKEAHPFYNKDVAVIGGKNSAVDATLELHKAGANVTVFYRGEAYSKSIKPWILPEFDSLIRKGIVQMHFNSEVTAIEKNHIHYTTDEKTHKLKNDFVFAMTGYKPDLHFLKDIGISIDEQNGTPHFNENTYETNIPGLYVAGVIAAGYNNNKIFIENGRFHGEQIANAINK
- a CDS encoding Glu/Leu/Phe/Val family dehydrogenase; the protein is MVAEKAADSTKEDDKNMDVLSSTRTVVKTALEKLGYPDEVFELLKDPIRMMTVRIPVRMDDGSIKVFTGYRAQHNDAVGPTKGGIRFHPNVTETEVKALSIWMSLKAGIVDLPYGGGKGGIVCDPREMSFRELEGLSRGYVRAISQIVGPNKDIPAPDVFTNSQIMAWMMDEYSRIDEFNSPGFITGKPIALGGSHGRESATAKGVTICINEAAKKRGLNVKGSRIVVQGFGNAGSFLAKFLHDAGAKIVGISDAYGGLHDPDGLDIDYLLDRRDSFGTVTKLFNSTITNKEVLELDCDILVPAAVENQITEENAHNIKADIVVEAANGPTTMGGTKILSDRGILLVPDVMASSGGVTVSYFEWVQNNQGYYWTEEEIDKKLHEIMIKSFNQIFNTAKTRRVDMRLAAYMVGVRKMAEASRFRGWV